One stretch of Lysobacter sp. KIS68-7 DNA includes these proteins:
- a CDS encoding ComEA family DNA-binding protein: MRSFVKHTALVLQSLVLAVAFAAQAATSDKVDINTADAATIDRVLVNIGPSKAEAIVAHRTANGPYKSLEQLAQVKGIGLKTVEKNRDRIDLGAGGGAAKKPAAAASATP, translated from the coding sequence ATGCGTTCGTTCGTCAAACACACCGCCCTCGTCCTGCAGTCGCTCGTGCTCGCCGTGGCCTTCGCGGCCCAGGCGGCCACCTCGGACAAGGTGGACATCAACACCGCCGACGCGGCGACCATCGACCGCGTGCTGGTCAACATCGGCCCGTCGAAGGCCGAGGCCATCGTGGCGCACCGCACGGCGAACGGGCCGTATAAGAGCCTCGAACAGCTCGCGCAGGTCAAGGGCATCGGGCTCAAGACGGTCGAGAAGAACCGCGACCGCATCGACCTCGGGGCGGGAGGCGGGGCGGCGAAGAAGCCGGCCGCGGCGGCGTCGGCCACGCCCTGA
- a CDS encoding PepSY-associated TM helix domain-containing protein, with protein MQATVATTPRRSAATYRWIRQIHLWIGAWGALAAVIYGFTGLVMNHRFGDSAWFQGDSEDRAKVALEIPAQAQASPEALSLWLRDTQKLDAQVIRKNPQTSKWSLSGGSATDAWSLDYTPGSASAEVKHTRHDTLAAFNRLHKGVGGGIGWKILSDSFAICMLLLGLSGIWMWARGRSAKDLVVSVLGVSLTAMLVVLLPALL; from the coding sequence ATGCAAGCCACCGTCGCCACCACGCCCCGACGTTCCGCCGCCACTTACCGATGGATCCGCCAGATCCACCTGTGGATCGGCGCATGGGGTGCATTGGCGGCGGTGATCTACGGCTTCACCGGGCTGGTGATGAACCATCGCTTCGGCGACAGCGCATGGTTCCAGGGCGACAGCGAAGATCGGGCGAAAGTGGCATTGGAAATTCCGGCGCAGGCGCAGGCCTCGCCGGAGGCCCTGTCCTTGTGGCTGCGCGATACGCAGAAGCTCGACGCGCAGGTCATCCGCAAGAATCCGCAGACCTCGAAGTGGTCCCTCAGCGGCGGCAGCGCCACCGACGCGTGGTCGCTCGACTACACGCCCGGCAGCGCAAGTGCAGAGGTCAAGCACACGCGCCACGACACGCTCGCCGCGTTCAACCGCCTGCACAAAGGCGTCGGCGGCGGCATCGGCTGGAAGATCCTCTCCGACAGCTTCGCCATCTGCATGTTGCTGCTCGGTCTGTCGGGCATCTGGATGTGGGCACGCGGCCGCAGCGCAAAGGACCTGGTGGTCAGCGTGCTCGGGGTTTCGCTGACGGCGATGCTCGTGGTGTTGCTGCCCGCGTTGCTGTAA
- a CDS encoding HutD family protein, whose product MSTLAPALSRVVPANEYRRERWRNGAGWTREIAAEPEGGEWAWRLSIAEIEQDAPFSRFPGIDREIVLLSGNGVRLRFDEGGVHSLEPPHGRLRFAGEASVHGELIDGATQDFNLMWRRDLIDAQLWHRPLVGPMVIFAEAGTTWAVHLLAGQARFADDSGLPSLQAGDTALLRAGDTRLRHVLDGGGEVLLVQLRPK is encoded by the coding sequence ATGAGCACGCTCGCGCCCGCGCTGTCCCGCGTCGTTCCGGCGAACGAATATCGCCGCGAGCGCTGGCGCAATGGCGCCGGCTGGACGCGCGAGATCGCGGCGGAGCCCGAAGGCGGTGAGTGGGCGTGGCGCCTGTCGATCGCGGAGATCGAGCAGGACGCGCCGTTCTCGCGTTTCCCCGGCATCGATCGCGAGATCGTGCTGCTCTCGGGGAATGGCGTGCGCCTGCGCTTCGACGAAGGCGGCGTGCATTCGCTGGAACCGCCGCACGGGCGATTGCGCTTCGCAGGCGAAGCCAGCGTTCACGGCGAACTGATCGACGGCGCTACGCAGGACTTCAACCTGATGTGGCGGCGCGACCTGATCGACGCGCAACTCTGGCATCGCCCGCTGGTGGGGCCGATGGTGATCTTCGCAGAGGCCGGCACGACGTGGGCGGTGCACCTTCTCGCGGGGCAGGCGCGCTTCGCGGACGATTCGGGATTGCCGTCGCTGCAGGCGGGCGACACCGCCTTGCTGCGCGCAGGCGATACGCGCCTGCGGCACGTGCTCGATGGCGGCGGCGAAGTGTTGCTGGTGCAGCTTCGCCCGAAGTAA